Within Anopheles nili chromosome 3, idAnoNiliSN_F5_01, whole genome shotgun sequence, the genomic segment TTTCGTTGCTCCATTCAATCAGATATACCAGCCTCTTACAGCAAGAAATGGCGTTCAAGGTAAGAACTTTAGTTCACTAAAGATGAACATTTCATTAAAGGTGCATAACATCCAAATTGAATCCCACAGTACTTCGCCCTGTTCGCTCTGGTGGCCGTTGCTAGCGCTGCCGTCCTCCCGGTGGCCGTCAAGCACATCGAATATCCGGATGCTCCCGCCGAATATCAGTTCGCCTACGACGTGCACGATGACCACACCGGTGATATCAAGAGTCAACACGAGGAACGCCATGGCGACAATGTGGTCGGACAGTATACGCTGATCGATGCGGACGGATATCGCCGTGTGGTCGACTACACCGCAGATGAGCACAACGGATTCAACGCCGTCGTTCGCCGCGAGCCTGTCAAGACGGCCATCCCTATCGCCAAGGTTATTGCTCCAGTTGCTAAAGTGTACGCCGCTCCGATTGCGAAGGTCGCCGTGCCGGTAGCCAAGGTTGCTTACCCAGCTTACCACTATTAAAATGCCTGATGAAACTGTTAATAGT encodes:
- the LOC128723192 gene encoding larval cuticle protein A2B-like codes for the protein MAFKYFALFALVAVASAAVLPVAVKHIEYPDAPAEYQFAYDVHDDHTGDIKSQHEERHGDNVVGQYTLIDADGYRRVVDYTADEHNGFNAVVRREPVKTAIPIAKVIAPVAKVYAAPIAKVAVPVAKVAYPAYHY